In a single window of the Gossypium hirsutum isolate 1008001.06 chromosome D02, Gossypium_hirsutum_v2.1, whole genome shotgun sequence genome:
- the LOC107910024 gene encoding uncharacterized protein, protein MKKILFRYFVFLLLLGFGCLFSVPVSAQNGPITDHVKFVFGGVNLGPWKNEISELGEAPAPTNDEPPSTLVLAAKRTNRPDILRHFKHYLGGWDITNRHYWASVGFTGAAGFIFAALWFVSFGLVLAVYHCCGWRINIEGKKSDHSQTICLVMLILFTSVAATGCILLSIGQDEFHDEALHTLNYVVNQSDYTVQILKNVTQYLSLAKTISVAQVFLPSDVMTDIDKLNIDLNTAADTLTEKTDENAVKIKRVFNAVRLALITVAAVMLILALLGLLMSILGHQHAIHIFIVSGWLLVAVTFILYGVFVIMNNAISDTCLAMEEWVENPHAETALSNILPCVDPRTTNHTLTQSKQVITSIVDVVNTYIYSIANIDLSPDDNRYYNQSGPTMPALCYPFDSQLQDRQCGSYEVSMANASLVWQNYTCMVSESGLCNTTGRITPDRFTQLVAAINESYALEHYTPPLLCLQNCDFVRDTFQNITSNYCHPLERYLKMVNAGLGLISVGVLLCLFLWIFYANRPEGRKCL, encoded by the exons ATGAAGAAGATTTTGTTTAGATACTTCGTTTTCTTGCTTCTTTTAGGCTTCGGCTGTTTATTCTCAGTTCCAGTTTCGGCTCAAAATGGACCGATCACAGATCATGTCAAGTTCGTTTTTG GAGGGGTGAATTTAGGTCCATGGAAGAATGAAATATCTGAGCTGGGAGAAGCACCAGCTCCTACAAATGATGAACCTCCAAGCACCCTGGTTTTGGCTGCAAAAAGGACAAATAGGCCGGACATTCTTCGCCATTTCAAGCATTATCTCGGTGGGTGGGATATTACCAACCGGCATTACTGGGCG TCTGTTGGATTTACAGGTGCTGCTGGATTCATTTTCGCTGCCTTATGGTTTGTTTCTTTTGGCTTGGTTCTTGCGGTGTATCATTGTTGTGGATGGAGAATAAACATCGAAGGAAAAAAATCAGATCACTCACAAACTATTTGTCTTGTAATGCTCATATTGTTCACAAGTGTTGCTGC GACTGGATGTATTCTTCTTTCTATTGGGCAAGATGAATTTCATGATGAAGCGTTGCATACTTTGAATTATGTTGTAAACCAGTCAGACTATACTGTACAGATCCTAAAGAATGTTACACAGTACCTATCTCTAGCGAAAACCATCAGTGTGGCTCAGGTTTTCCTTCCTTCCGATGTCATGACTGACATTGACAAGTTGAACATAGATCTAAACACAGCAGCAGATACGCTTACTGAGAAGACTGATGAAAATGCTGTCAAAATAAAAAGAGTCTTCAATGCTGT GCGATTAGCATTGATCACCGTGGCAGCTGTGATGCTAATTTTGGCTCTGCTTGGTCTTT TGATGTCTATCCTAGGTCACCAACATGCCATTCACAT ATTCATAGTCAGCGGATGGTTGCTAGTAGCTGTTACATTCATTCTTTATGGCGTTTTTGTAATCATGAACAA TGCAATTTCTGACACTTGTTTGGCTATGGAAGAATGGGTGGAAAATCCCCACGCGGAGACTGCTCTTAGTAACATCCTTCCTTGTGTTGATCCGAGAACAACAAACCATACACTCACTCAAAGCAAACAAGTCATCACTAGTATAGTAGATGTTGTCAATACATATATCTACTCCATTGCAAATATAGATCTTTCCCCAGACGACAATCGTTACTACAATCAGTCTGGGCCTACTATGCCTGCTTTATGTTACCCATTTGACTCTCAGCTCCAAGATCGGCAGTGCGGGTCTTATGAGGTGTCTATGGCAAATGCTTCACTG GTTTGGCAGAACTACACGTGCATGGTATCAGAATCTGGGCTATGCAACACCACTGGAAGGATAACGCCAGACAGATTCACACAGCTGGTGGCAGCGATTAACGAGAGTTATGCTCTTGAGCACTATACCCCACCCTTACTGTGCCTTCAAAATTGCGATTTTGTCCGGGATACATTTCAAAATATCACCTCGAATTACTGCCATCCATTGGAGCGTTACCTTAAAATGGTCAATGCAGGATTGGGGTTAATCTCAGTAGGAGTTTTGCTGTGTCTGTTTCTGTGGATATTCTATGCAAACCGCCCCGAAGGGAGGAAGTGTTTGTGA